In the Streptomyces sp. WMMC940 genome, TCTACCGGACCCTGGAGCTGCTGGAGGAACTGGGCCTGGTCTCGCACGCCCACCTCGGGCACGGCGCCCCCACCTACCATCTGGCCGACCGGCACCACCACCTCCATCTGGTCTGCCGCGACTGCGGGGACGTGATCGAGGCGGACGTCGACGTCGCCGCCGGGTTCACCGCCGATCTCCGCGAGAAGTTCGGCTTCAACACCGACATGAAGCACTTCGCGATCTTCGGCCAGTGCCGGAAGTGCGCGGGGAAGGCCGCCGGCGGGCAGTCGTAGGCTTGGGGCCATGCAGCGACATTCAACGATCAGCCCTCTGCTGTCCCTGCCCGGCGCCGTTCCCGCCGAGGGACGCGACGAAGGTGTCGCGGCCCACTACGGCGATCTGTTCCGTGAGCAGCGTGCCCTCGCCGACGGCACCGGTCTCGTCGACCTCTCGCACCGCGGCGTGATCACCGTCTCCGGGAAGGACCGGCTCGGCTGGCTGCATCTGCTGCTCACCCAGCACGTCAGCGAGCTCCCCGCCGGGGAGGCCACCGAGGCCCTGATTCTCTCGGCGCACGGACACATCGAGCACGCGCTGTACCTCGTGGACGACGGCGAGACGGTGTGGGCGCACGTCGAACCGGGGACGCAGGAGGCGCTCCTCGCGTACCTGGAGTCGATGAGGTTCTTCTACCAGGTGGACGTCGCGGACCGTACGGACGAGTTCGCGCTCGTGCATCTGCCCGCCGGTTCGATCGCGGAAGTCCCGGAGGGCGTGGTCGTACGGGAGACCCCGCAGGGCCGCGACCTGTTCCTGCCGCGTGTCGCGCTGGAGTCTTACGCGGCGGCCAACGGCCCGGCGATCGGCGTCCTGGCGTACGAGGCCCTGCGCGTGGAGGCCCACCGGCCGCGGCTGGGCTTCGAGACCGACCACCGCACCATCCCGCACGAGGTCGGGCTGATCGGGCCCGCCGTGCATCTGCAGAAGGGCTGCTACCGGGGGCAGGAGACCGTGGCGCGCGTCCACAACCTGGGGAAGCCGCCGCGCCGGCTGGTGTTCCTGCACCTCGACGGCAGCGA is a window encoding:
- a CDS encoding Fur family transcriptional regulator → MVSTDWKSDLRQRGYRLTPQRQLVLEAVDALEHATPDDILVEVRKTASGVNISTVYRTLELLEELGLVSHAHLGHGAPTYHLADRHHHLHLVCRDCGDVIEADVDVAAGFTADLREKFGFNTDMKHFAIFGQCRKCAGKAAGGQS
- the ygfZ gene encoding CAF17-like 4Fe-4S cluster assembly/insertion protein YgfZ, with translation MQRHSTISPLLSLPGAVPAEGRDEGVAAHYGDLFREQRALADGTGLVDLSHRGVITVSGKDRLGWLHLLLTQHVSELPAGEATEALILSAHGHIEHALYLVDDGETVWAHVEPGTQEALLAYLESMRFFYQVDVADRTDEFALVHLPAGSIAEVPEGVVVRETPQGRDLFLPRVALESYAAANGPAIGVLAYEALRVEAHRPRLGFETDHRTIPHEVGLIGPAVHLQKGCYRGQETVARVHNLGKPPRRLVFLHLDGSEVHLPGHGTPVRLAADGEEGRQLGFITTSARHHELGPIALALVKRNVPVDAELLAGSTAAAQEVVVEP